AGAGGCACCCATGCATCATAGGTTTGAAAGAAATCCATTCTGAGTGTTGTGAGGTAACAAGCTGTCAGTAACAAGCTGTCAGAGTTGACAACTCAAGGGCTGGTTTGTAAACCTGGTGTGGGGGTGTACTTCTGTTTGTTTCTgattataatttttcatataacTTTGTCTTTTCCCCTTGTAGTTATGATGAGATGGCTAGGTTTGACCTTCCTGCAGTGATCAACTTTATTTTGCAGAAAACGGGCCAGGAAAAGATCTATTATGTCGGCTATTCACAGGGCACCACCATGGGTAGGTTCAAAGAAAAGCAGGTTTGTATACTCGGAAGAAATGTGAGCATACGACACTAACTATCCCTGAAATCTGTCACCTTGTGCTTCCTTCAGACCTGGTCTTGTCATCTTCAGAATCATGTAGTCCTCAGCAATGTGTCTAGCATATAGACATATGTGCTAGATATAGCATATCTCTGCGCTATATGTGTCTAGATATAGCACAGCtctcaatataaatattttctcaaaaccAACATcgttttattcaattatttatttaactcattgagcacctactacttGGAAGCAAATATGCTAGTGTCATAAGGACCTTATAATTTTATAGAAGAGGTAAGATGCAATCACATATATACTTattgaaatatgtatttaaaagcaaaatacacattttatgaGTTCTAAAAATATTCAGTATTCATGTTgacatatttcttcttttgcagGCTTTATTGCATTTTCCACCATGCCAGAGCTGGCTcagaaaatcaaaatgtattttgcTTTAGCACCCATAGCCACTGTTAAGCATGCAAAAAGCCCTGGGACCAAATTTTTATTGCTGCCAGATATGATGATCAAGGTATGAGACTCCTCAGAAAATTTCCTGTGTACGTAGAAAAATCTTCCAGCCCAATTtcctaaaatataaacttttaaattacagTCACATCTTTTCTGTCTGTCATGTAATGACTCTATGTCACTTCATATTTTCACAGGGATTGTTTGGCAAAAAAGAATTTCTGTATCAGACCAGATTTCTCAGACAACTTGTTATTTACCTTTGTGGCCAGGTGATTCTTGATCAGATTTGTAGTAATATCATGTTACTTCTGGGTGGATTCAACACCAACAACATGAACATGGTAAGTGGGAGCCTAGTAAATTCCCAGAATCCCAGCATAAAGCTGGGAGTCATATGGCTCACCCCTGGAGGGAGAGCTAATGTCAGTGAAGACTCAGAGTAATGATATATTCCCAGTAACTCAGTTCTCTCCAAACTGTAAGGAAATAAGGGAAATGCTTCAGTATGGACTGAAACAAGGTTAACATAAGGGCATTGCTGGATATTAAATCACAGATTATAGATGGAAGAGGTCTGAAAGCAGCTTTACTACagtgaattaaattaaaaagagcaATTAGCACGTGTTAGACAACAGAGAGAACTGTCATACATCATCCACCTCTACCCTCCACTGGGGTCCTGTAAGTTTGTAGTTTAAGTTCTTTGATGGAACATCAGGGACCTTCATTTTGGCTTAGGCTACCAGTTGGTATCACTGGGTGGGTTCCCTAGGAAGCATACTCTGAGATGGAGGTTAATGTGAACAATGATTTGGGTTCTGCTCTAGGGATAATAcctagagaaggaaaagaaacaggatTAAGTAGATGAAAAAGTCAAGTAGTGATGCAGTCTCAATAGGAGACTTAGTTGATCCTGCAGGGATTTTTGAAGACAGGATGACCCTTCAGAACCATCTCAAGTTAGGAAGAGAGGGCTGGGTCTTTATACACCATATCAATCAGTAACAATGTAGCCACACCAGTAACAGGGGAGTACTGGGCAATGTATCTGCCTACAATTGGAGCAATCCTCAAAGCAGGCTGAGAGTGGAGGGCTGCTTGCCAGCAgcactcccagcagctggggcaACATTTCCTtaattctgaatatttttttcttcttctttaagatTAATAATTTGATTTATAGTAAGGATTTGATAAGTGTATATTATGTATCAGGCTAATTTATTACCTATTCCAAGCCTATGAGTGTTATTAATATCCCCACTTTGCAGATTAGTATACTAAGATTTAGTAGATTAAATGACTAACTCAAATTCACCTAAAAATTAAActgcagagctaggatttgaatacAGGCCCAATGCTAGAGCCCTCATCCTAAATATCActagtaaaattttttttaattagaggcCAGATCTCTGATGAGAAGCTATTCTCAGATGAAAAATACCGGTGTCTGGCAATACATTTAGTGACATTTTATTTACGTGcatgtacatatttttgtttcatagatAGTTGCTGATAATTTAATAATGTTACCATTTCTTAGTCTGACACCCTGGAGATTTGGTCTTGACAAGTTATACATCTTGTGAGTTTTTCTATGTCCTCAAAAATACTCATGGTTTGTTACAGAGCCGAGCAAGTGTATATGCTGCCCACACTCTTGCTGGAACATCTGTGCAAAATATTCTACACTGGAGCCAGGTAAGAATGTTGAATTTGCAGTCTTTGCTAAATGTCCTGTTATATTTTGTGTAGAATAGTCAAAGGACACCATTTAGATAGGCCAGGGATTATTTCACACTTATTCTAAGATGAAATGCAATATCGTCGATGCTATTTTGATGGAGAATTTGATCTAGATCACTGAAACTTTTCAAGAAATGGGAAGAAAGGACAGAAGTAGCCTAAGGACTTCTTTAGATCTTAAAAGTATGAATTTAGATGATCCAAGTGAGACTTCTGTCTGTCTCTAGACACCTCAAAGATGTGGCGGGAGATAATTATGTTTCTACATCTTCTCTTCAGCTCCTCCAACAATACAGTCAAGTAGAAACAAAAATGCTAATGTGGGGTCTGTCAAAAGAGATATTCACAGGAGTCCTTCACACTGCAAACTTTACCTGCATTTACAGGAAACACACACCTCTGTGTGtctatgtggtgtgtgtgaaagagagggACAGGGGGAAGGAGAGAGTTCTCTCTGTTGAAaggcggggagagagagagagagagcaattgTACCATCAAAACCAGAGAAGAATTCTAAGTTCAATTAAATTTTGGTTGCTATCTTCCAGGATCACCACATTGCACAATTCCAGGGCACGATTCCCCATTGTAGCCCACAGAGTTGTGGAGGATACCCACTCACATTAATTACAATGAAGATACACTTCCTGGAGTTGATAATGCAATGATCAAGAATTTATGTAGTCCCTCTTTCTTCTCAAAAGGCCTCATTCTTGACTTACCATTTTCCTCAGATGCTTATCCCAACATTGAATGGAAGAGCAGCTCAACCTTTGCTCTCTGCTTCCCTCACAAGTGCACATTGGGTAGCACGTTTCCACCACCCCACCACGCTTATCCACTGAGACACTGGAATTCCTTGTAAATTTTTGTCTCCTTTTAGGCAGTGAATTCTGGTGAACTCCGGGCATTTGACTGGGGGAGTGAGACCAAAAATCTGGAAAAATGCAATCAGgtaagaaaatcaaataccatctGCTGAAAATGTATACATTGGAAATGTATGACAGGGAAGTTATAATGACAGTTTATTCTAGATATgggaataaaatatgaaaatttaagcAGAAAATAATGGTTCATGTTTGACTCCATTTGAAAATGGTTAAGTTCACAGCTTATCCAAGAAACCTCTCTGCTTTTACAATGGAGTAGGAGGTCTTTTTTGCTGAGGCTATCTCCCTAAACAAGGTACTGGGCTTCTCAGGAGCAAGATGAAGTAGATTTAGTCAAGAGAAGAGTGTAGTCTATGGTGGATACTAGAAGgattattttagaattaaaaaaatgggATGGTGGCAGTAAGTTTGTTTCATGGCACAGTAAAAAGAACGTTAAATGGCAAGTCAGAATTGCTGTGTAAGTTTTGCCTCTGCACTATAAACTTCTGTAATAGGAGGCAGGCTGCTTTAATTTTTCAGGCTTCAATTTCTttaccttgaaaataaaaattttgagctTTGAAAAATCCATAGGCATTCTCCCTGGTTATACTTTCAATGAATCTGTAATTTGcaagttacattttttaaaaatgttattacatTACCCAAGGAAATATGTAGCTAATGCTATGAACTAAAATTAGATATCAAAGTGTGGAGATTCAGAATTGCACAGGTATGCCCTTTAGAACATAAAATTTTCTGAAGATTTTTGGTAATCATGTGtatgaatgtaaataaatatttaccataGAAACAAAACTGGAAGGGGCAGATTAGACACAGCTTAGTGTTTCTTTGAGAGCCTCACATCATAAATTAACATCCACTGCCATAAATGGTAGGAAACTGGACAAACGGTACAGTGTCCCTGGATAGAGAACTCTCAATCTCTGGTATCAGCTGCTTCTCTTGAAGTCCTTCACCATTTCCCAAAATATGTCTTTAGAGAAAGTATTCctgttcaaagattttttttaattatatttatttacttttgagacagagtctttctctgtcacccaggctggagtgcagtggtgcagtctcggctcactgaaacctctgctttccagctttgagccattctcttgcctcagcctcccaagtagctgggactacaggcgcacgccaccatgctcagctaattttttttttttttttgtacttttagggatggggtttcaccatgttggtcaggctggtctcaaaccagcCTACCTCggccaagtgatccacctacctcggcctcccaaagtgctgggattacaggcatgagccactgtgcccggccctaagaTGGTTTTAATTTATCAACATTTAATGGACTAAGTTCTAGAGAAATTGATTCATGCAGAATAGGCACCAGAAAATGGGAGTGGAAGGGAAGactaaacaaacacacaaaaaagtatcAGAATCACAGAAACTCAGAGCGAGATATGACATTTAGTTCAATCTTTTCACCTGTAAGAtgacaaaaaaaattactagCCCCATAGAATTTTTCAAACTTCCTTATCCAAATTAGGCTATAACTGAGCTACAAAGAGAAACCAGAGCATCTAGAATTGGAGCCAAGACTCCGTGGTGGATTTCCTGAGTAAGAAATGGGCCTTACCACTTCTGAGGAAAGTTCTGGATGCCGATTAATCTCAAGGGCTCAGCCAGCTAGGCTAATTCTACTAACACTGCATAAATATGGAAAGTTCCCAGGAATTAGGAATACTAATTGGTATATTTGGTGGGGAAGGGTGAGGAATAAGGGTTGGAGCAGGTATTTAACTTTTACTTCCCTTTAGCTCAAATTACCTGAGTGCCATAGGCCATGGTTCTGGCAAATGCAGTCAAGCCGGGTCTGCCTCAAAGGCTGCCTGGGATCACATAAAGACCGTGAAGATGCAGAGCCCTTCCCAGCAGATTCCTTGCTTTTCTCTGTGGAAGATAATTCTTGTCTCATGAAATGTTTgtgaaattatcttttaaaagaacaggggcattatttttaaaaacaatttatttacaaaatatttaataggaagaaaaaagaagtacaaGGCATTAcatgtttttatgtgttttctcATTTGATCTAGCAAGTTATTACAGATATTATCCCCagtcacagaagaagaaactgaggttcaataATGTTAAGTAATTTTACTTTAAAGTAAGGGCGGGAACAGAAATTCTTAACAGAGTTGTGTGGCTCTAACACCCATGTACCCTTCACCACAACAGATGGCATgtttattatgtctatttgaaACATAAATTATGAGTCTGAAAGTCCAAATGTTACCTAGAGTTAAGAACTATTCCTTTTCTCTAGCCAACTCCTGTAAGGTACAGAGTCAGAGATATGATGGTCCCTACAGCAATGTGGACAGGAGGTCAGGACTGGCTTTCAAATCCAGAAGACGTGAAAATGCTGCTCTCTGAGGTGACCAACCTCATCTACCATAAGAATATTCCTGAATGGGCTCACGTGGATTTCATCTGGGGTTTGGATGCTCCTCACCGTATGTACAATGAAATCATCCATCTGATGCAGCAGGAGGAGACCAACCTTTCCCAGGGACGGTGTGAGGCCGTATTGTGAAGCATCTGACACTGACATCTTAGGACAACCTCATGAGGGATGGGGCTAGGACCTATGAAGGTAGAATTACGGAGAGCAGAGACCTAGTATACATTTTTCAGATTCCCTGCACTTGGCACTAAATCCGAcacttacatttacattttttttcagtaaattaaAGTACTCATTAGGTAAATAGAGGTTTTGTATGCTATTATATATTCTACCATCTTGAAGGGTAGGTTTTACCTGACAGCCAGAAAGTATCTAGACATTCTCTATATCATTCAGGTAAATCTCTTTAAAacacctattttttttctataagccATATTTTTGGAGCACTAAAGTAAAATGACAAATTGGGACAGATATTGAGGTCTGGAGTCTGTGGATTATTGTTGACTTTGACAAAATGAGCTAGACATTTTCACCTTGTTGCCATAGAGACATAACACTACCTCAGGAAGCTCAGCtgctttaacaacaacaacaacaaaatcagcgTTACAGTATGGATGAAATCTATGTTAAGCATTCTCAGAATAAGGCCAAGTTTTATAGTTGGATCTCAGGGAAGAAAATTTTATAGGATGTTTATGAGTTCTCCAATAAATGCACTCTGCATTACATAAAGCATGTATGTGCATTTCAGTGTCCAGATTCTAGTCCAAGCTTGTTGGAGGGTTTACAGCTTGTTGCTAGGAGACCTAATGACTAGAAATTTCTGGCTCAATTTTCTGCCTCCAAAAATTAAAAGCTAGGGAGAAAATTGCATAATGTCATAAGCATGATGAAACAAATTGTCATATACTTTATCCTTTAATCTTAACAAAGTTAATATCAGACAGTCTCTGCAACTCATTCACAAACCATGATTTATTTCTTCAGAAAATTATTCCACTTTTACACAATTTCAAAGATGACAGTTGTAAATTACATTGGTACTATTTTGCAAAAATCTCTGAAACCAAATCAAAGGTTTGTATGTGTCAAAAGTATATTGTTGAATGTATACTGGTGTGTGAAATTCACTTGTGTGGGTTTTTTGTCCCCAAGGGTCACCTGGTAGCTCAGCTCAATGCCAGTGAATCTTAATTTATTAAGACACATTTAAAGACTTCAGAATCTATATCTACACACTATTACTTCCTTCATAAAATAAGTTTCTTAAAGCCCTATACACAGTTGaatatatattgctggatttgattttcATTAGAGCTTTCAAGGATGGTAAATCTTTCATTCTTAGACTGTACTTGTTACCACATACAGAGAGGCTGGCTTAGTCCCTGTCTGCAGCTATGTGAGATTCAGTCTTGATTGTCAAAATTCAATCATACTTTTAAAGTGAATTTATTTCTACTCTGTCTcattcacagaggaagtgagacaCATATTTTGATATTCACAATCTCTCACTTAGACAAATAATCCAGATCCTACCTCATCATATAGCTCTGTTTCTTTTGAAGAACTTTATCCAAATAAGTtacaataatattttacatttattaataaaataaacaaaactgacaagCTTGGTAACCACCTTGTATTTACAAAAGGATCATGAAGTTTTTTTAAACGAACATTTTCATAGTTGCATAGTCTTGCTCAAACCAAGATGGCTTTTATTTGTAAACCGAAATCTCTAGTGGTATGCTGGTAAACGAACTttatggaaagtaaaaaaaacaaaaaaactaactcTTGTCAATTTGCCAATTTTTGTGGTGTAAACACACTCACCACTGACACTTGATAGATGCTTTTATTGAAATTGCTTCATCAAAGGAATATTTACATGTGAATCTCTAagcccacacacatacacataccattctatacaaacatacatatttaataatttgattCTTCTGCTCAGTACTCAAAGGGGGCTGGGAGGAACAGTTTGTCTCCTAGGGCATGACATAGACTGGACAGTCTTTTTATAAGAGTGATACAACTGGGAAGGGAGAacgctttttgaaaagataactcAGATCCTCTTCTTCAGGAAAGACTGAGTTTGGAACAccagggctctttttttttttttttttttttgagacagggtctcactgtgttgccctggctgctctcaaactcttgagttcaagtgatcctcccacctcagcctcccaagtagctgggattacaggcatgtaccactgtgcctagctgaaACATCAGTTTCTGACTGAAGTGGAGACTACAACAACTTTAGTGTTTCCCTTAGAAGGATTACAGCCATGGTGAACTTGACTGAGTAAACAATGCTATAAATAAAAAGCTCTTCCAAAACATTAACCATGGTAAGCATCATTATCCCCATAAAATGGTGGCATCCAGGTTAAGTGGCCCACAGACCAACAGTCTAAAATGAAGGCAGAATCCagtctttaactttttttgtatctCCATCGGTGTGGTCACAAGGATTACAATGCTTTCCTTAGCATTAATTCAATCTGGGAAAATTTTAATCTCCGTGCAATATCCAGTGAGCTCTCACCATGCTGAGGGGGGAAAAATATACAGTTATTTCCAATAGAGTGCCCAAGATCTTGTAAATAGCTTAGACCAATTGACTCTCTGGGTTGGCAAGGGCTTTAAAAGGCAGTCAGTCCTAATAGTAATAGGATAACTTCATTCCTTAATGAGGATGATTAATTTTACTGTTGTTTACATCAGAGGCAAATAATTTACTTCAACATAAGGCCTAGTTTAGAAGATGCTGCTGCTAGAGGAACCTCAGACCACGGTCCACCCTCCCTTACCTTATTCTTTATTGTGGGGTCTGCACGGGCTTCCAAGAGCAGAGGGATAAGAGACTGGTTTTTCATTTCACAGGCATAATGTAATGCGGTACAGCCATACTGAAACACAAAGGGCCAAAACTTCAGCTCATAAGTCGGGCCCTCCACAGACCATAGCATATGGCTTCATTGGCAAATCCTTTTCACACTTTGTAGTAGGCAACTAAGCAGAAAAATAGTCTGCAAACCATTGATAGACAACTATTTCTATCTATgcctttctgtttttcattttctgttctaaACTAAAGAATGCAACTTATAAAAAGCTGAGGCTGAAGAGTGCCAAAGTTTCTTTGTAGCATGCTATATGCCTCGGTGATCATCACCTTGATCATGTCACCATCTTTTCCCTTAAAGAGTCTCCACATGGCCGTTTACATGAATATTATCCTCTATGGTTTTGATGATGATTCCTACTGAAGAAGTCGGGTGCTCTTGCTGCTGCAGGACACCTACAAGATCAGTGCAGTTCTATAGAGACGTCTCCCAAACGTGATTTGTTATAGCTCATATTATGTGTTATAAGCTAGTGCATCTACTCTGTTGGTACTAATTTAAAACACTACAGGTCAAAAAAATTAGAGCTAGGGCATTAGTGTCCAAAATTTGGCCTTTGGAAAAGTAGCCAAGCAACCATGGTGCTGGTAAGTGAAGAAATAGTATCTTTGGCTATCAAGACAGAGTTAGCTCTGGATCCTATTCCCTAGAAACACCTCTAAAATTATAGGAGATCATgttgcaattatttatttttattaagtggtGGCATGACAAATGGAAGTTCTGGCTCTGAATTTTGTCATGTGAAATAGGGTCTAAttatccaaaaatacaaaacactgtcTTACCTAGAAAGTAGATTTTAATATTCAGatagtttttgaaaaatgtttggtATTAGAAGTGGTGTCTGTGTGCATACATGCatgtgtctcaaactcctgagttcaagtgatcctcccatctcagccttcgaagtagctgggactacaggctagtgccactgtgcctagctgaaGGAATGCAATATCTCTATCTCGAGAGAGAAATACACATAAATAGCCGGGAAAATATCCTAGAGAAATTTTGGTCACCGGCACGAATTTTAAATCTATTGAATTTAAATGAAAAGACCAAGAAAAACCTCCAACAAACTTTTAACTTCATCTTTAATAATCTCTTACTTAATATATTTCAAAGCTATCTAAAGAAATGGTAATGCACAGTAACTGTCAATACAAATTTATCCAAAAGTTCTatttgaaataaaaggaaaatataaatttcataaagttattttcttttgctctctctctctctctctctcacacacacacacacacacacacacacacacatgcacacacacacaactgccTGCATTTAAACATGATACCAGCATAGGCAAAACCGAAATGATGTAAATAATTGATAGAAACAGGAATGGGGCCATGGTCTCTATCATAAAACAATGGTAATACACACAGATGTGCACACACGTAAAATATGTTAGGCATCACAAATAGAATGTTAGTATTTTGGaatcaaatttccacttgcctaCTTTTTCAATAAGGAACTGGGAATCCAAAATTTTATTCAATCGCCATAAGCAAAACACcatagaaataaacttttgtcTTCCTGTGATCATTGAGAAAGAAAGATGAGTGCAAGAGCAGAGAGGTGAAAGTGAAAACAACATCTTATGCTCATAAACAGGAAGAAGTGAGCGGATGCTGCTACTGTTGTTATCATTGCTCTTACCATCAGTGGGATTTTCCTTTGACCTTTGTCTTATCTATCTTTAGTTTACACACGGGGCCTTTCATCAGTGGGTTGGGATTTTGGCTGCCGTGGCAGCTGTTGCCATTCAATGAGCACTTACTACATTCTAAgcatgtgctaagtgctttacatgaacAAGCCCGATAAGATAAGTATTATCCATATccctattttactgatgaggacactgagagtaaaataagtttacaacttgctcaaactcatagaagtaaaaagtggCAAGCCCAGACTTACTCATGGGCATTCTCACTCCAGCTTCTTAACTATTATGGCTGGTATTTTGTTATCAGAGCCTTAGTTTTCCTTAACATCTCAACAACATTAAagccaattattttaaaaatgctttataataAATAGAGGTATTATTCCCATGAGTTCAGAAGAATATAAGTAACCTCAAGGTTGCCTGTcggtgggaaaaaaaaaggagaaaataaaagaaaactaaatgtaAAATTGTCTAGGATAATTAAGCAAGCAACTGTACAGATGACAAATACACTACCTACAAAtaccattttgaatattttttcaaaatggctaaaaatataaacttacacAATCTGTAGCATTAACTTCGACGCCAGCATCAAGTAGCATTCGTACAAGAGCCTCATTCTGCTTTGTCTTTGATACCTATTACAAATGGTAATTATAAGAAATGCTTATTTACAAATAGTTTCTCCAATTTATGCCTGAGACTATTTAATCAATAGGCTTCATTTTAATCCCAACACTCCTATGCATGCCTAAAATTTCCCCCAGCTTCTCACCCACTCTAATATCAATTAATTAAAGCCAGGTTCTCAGACTGTGGTCCTGAAGTAGCGGCACTGACACCTAAGAACCTTAGAAATGTACTTCTCAGGTCCCATCCCAAACCTACCTAATTCAACTGAGGATGGGACCTAGtacctgtctttcccttcccGGCTCAAAGCTGTGCAATTACTTCCCATTGCTCTGAGGACATAAGTAAACTCTTCAGCATGACCTACAAAGCCCCGTGTGTTTTGGCTCCACGTAtggccctgccctggcctctctctcactctgtgccTCCTGGCTCACTCTGTTCTAGTTACATTGGCCTTTATTAGTCTTCCATTCCCAGAGAATCATTGCACAGgaagttccttctgcctggaagcttgctccctctcttctttGCCTGGCATAGTCACCTTTCATTCATCAGCCCAAGTCCATCTTTCTCCAAGAAGCTTTCCCTGACCCACCTGACCAGGTGAAATCCCTCTTTTTTTAGCTATCCTAACACCAGTTGCCTTTCTGTATCACCTGCTTCATGGTAATTTTACATGTGTTTGTGCCATTTGATTAATGACTCTCCCCACCACCCTCTAACTCTCATGGGGTCAAAAACTATGCCTATTTTGTTCATCACTGTGTCCCTAACAGCTAGCACAgcgtctggcacatagtaggtccaTAATAAACATCTGTTAAAGAATTGAGCAAATTAACGAATTGAACTAGGACTCCTCAGAATTCACTTTTCCTTCCCAGTCCCCTGAGCTTCTGACCACAAGCCTGTTGGAGTCTTCCCCAACTTCCAGTTTCCTGAAGAGGCAAAGCTCTCCCTGCTCAGCTGGGTATAGCCCTGGAGTTCAACCCTGTCATCACCTGGGGCGCTCCATCCAGTTCTCTCTCCTTAGGCTTCCCTCTTGTGTCACCTCCTAAACTGCCTTTCTCTGCCTACTTTTCTCTGAAATAACCCAATGCTTTCCTGTCTCCTCCCCTATCATTTCCTCTCAtgtcacttattttttaattcatcacAAATTTACAACTTTAGACCCCATTAATAAATTGCATGTACATGAAACTAGAGCTGAGCTATTCATTACGATTAGTATTTTTACCCAATCCTCCAGCCTCTAAACATTGAACCATCTTAGAAAGCAGAG
This genomic stretch from Pongo pygmaeus isolate AG05252 chromosome 8, NHGRI_mPonPyg2-v2.0_pri, whole genome shotgun sequence harbors:
- the LIPM gene encoding lipase member M codes for the protein MLETLSRQWIVSHRMEMWLLILVAYIFQRNVNSVHMPTKAVDPEAFMNISEIIQHQGYPCEEYEVTTEDGYILSVNRIPRGLVQPKKTGSRPVVLLQHGLVGGASNWISNLPNNSLGFILADAGFDVWMGNSRGNAWSQKHKTLSIDQDEFWAFSYDEMARFDLPAVINFILQKTGQEKIYYVGYSQGTTMGFIAFSTMPELAQKIKMYFALAPIATVKHAKSPGTKFLLLPDMMIKGLFGKKEFLYQTRFLRQLVIYLCGQVILDQICSNIMLLLGGFNTNNMNMSRASVYAAHTLAGTSVQNILHWSQAVNSGELRAFDWGSETKNLEKCNQPTPVRYRVRDMMVPTAMWTGGQDWLSNPEDVKMLLSEVTNLIYHKNIPEWAHVDFIWGLDAPHRMYNEIIHLMQQEETNLSQGRCEAVL